In Halomicrobium zhouii, the sequence CGGCCGCGGCGACCGATGACCCTGCCCGACTGGGCGCCGGCGTCGGCCGACGAGACCGCCGTCTGGCAGGGAAAGCCGCGCGCTCGCATCGTCCACTGGGGCGTCGTGACTGGCGTGCTGGTCGCGGTGACGGTCCTCGGCGTCGGTGGGTTCCTCTGGCGAAGCGGTGCCATCGGCCTCGCCCTCCTCGCCGCGTGCGCCGCGGTCGCTCTGGTGGGGTTCGCCATGCCGGCCGGGTCCGCCTATCTCTGGCGTACACACACTGACTACCTGCTCACGGACGCGGCGCTGTACCACCGCACCGGTGCCGTCTGGGTCACAGTGACGGAACTCGGCCTCGAGAAGGTCCAGAACTCCGCGTACTCCCAGGGCGTCTTCGGGACGATGTTCGACCACGGGACCGTCACGGTGGACACCGCGGGAAGTGAGGGCGCCGAACTCAGTCTGCGTGCCCTCGACGACCCGGACGACGTTCACCGTCTCGTCGCCGAGCGCGCGGGGGTGACCGGGAGCGATGAATCGATCCCTGGGACGATCGAACAGTGGCGAGCAGTGCTCGACGAGGTTCGCAAGCTACGGACAGTTCTCCGAACGGAGTGATCCTGGGGTAGGTCTGGTCGCCGATGGGACGATCACGGCCCGAAAGCGGCACAATATATTCATACGGTTGGCCACAGAGTCACAGATATGGCGACAATTTCGACCGACGTCAATCGCCCTTACTTGCCCTCCGACGGTGCGAAGATCACGGCCGAGATCGACGTCGAACCGGGCGAACAGGACGAGAGCGTACGACGACACGTGGCGCTGTGTATCGACACCAGCGGATCCATGGGCGGCGCGAAGATCCAGCAGGCCCGTGACGGGGCCGCGTGGGTGTTCGGACTGCTCGACGACGACGACTACGTCAGTCTCGTCGGCTTCGATACCGACGCGACGGTCCACATCCCCACGACGCGCTGGGGCCGACTGGAACGCGACGAGGCGATGGACGCCGTCGAGGACCTGACCGCAGGCGGTGGCACCGACATGTTCGGCGGGCTGGCGTCGGCCCGCGAGGAACTCGCGTCCTCTCGCGCCGGCCCAGACGCCGTCAAACGCCTCCTCCTGCTCTCGGACGGCAAGGACAACGAACACGAGCCCGACGACTTCGAGGAACTGGCCCGCGAAATCGACAACTCGGGCGTCCGCATCCAGTCCGCTGGCATCGGCGAGGACTACAACGAGGACACCATCCGGACGCTCGGAACGACCGCCCGCGGCACCTGGACCCACCTCGAAGCGCCGGGCGACATCGAGGAGTTCTTCGGCGACGCCGTCGAGCAGGCGGCCTCCGTCGTCGCGCCGGACGCACAGGTCGAACTCGACGTGGCCCCCGGCGTCGAGGTGAGCGAGGTGTACCGCGCGCTCCCGCAGGCCCAGGAGGTCGACGTCGAGTGGGAGGACAACGCCGCGGTCGTCAAACTCCCCGACCTGACCGAGCGCGAACACCAGCGCGTCGTCCTGAAGATCCACGCGCCCGCCCGTCGCGAACTGGAGGAAGTCACCCTCGCCGACGTGACCCTCTCCGCGCGCGGCGACACCGCCAGCGACGACGTCACCGTCGAGTACACCGACGACAACGAGAAGCTCGCAGAACACGACGAGTCGGTCTCGATCGACCACAAGCAGACCGTCATCCGGACGGAACTCGGCAAGGGCAACGTCGAGGCCGCCGAGACCCAGGTCGAGAAGATGACCGTCGTCCACGGCGAGGACACGGAGGCCGTCCAGGAGGCCGACCGCCAGACCCAGATCGTCAAGGAGGGCGGCCGCGCCGAACAGAGCCAGGCCACCCAGATCGTCGACGACGCCGACCGGCTCGGATGACCGGTCGACGGGACGATACGGGAGGTGCCCGCCGATGAGCGCTACCGCGCTCGCGAGCGGCGACCTCGTCGCCGACCGGTACCGCATCGAGAACGAGGCCGGCAGCGGCGGCTTCGCCATCGCGTACGAGGCCGTCGACACGCAGACCGGTGACACGGTCGCCGTGAAGGTCCCCAACACCGCCGGGTCGAGCAACGACGCGGCCGTCGTCGAGGAGTACTTCCTGAAGGAGGCCACCGCACTGGAGAGCATCCGCGACGCCGGCGGCCACCCGAACGTGATGAACCTCCTCGACCGCCACGAGGACGAAGACGGCCCGGTCCTCGTCGTGGAGTTCGTCGACGGGTACGAACTGGACGACGCCATCGACAAGACCGGGCCACTCGACCCCGCAGAGGTCCGCGAAGTGGGCGTCGGCCTCTGTGGCGCCATGTCCTTCCTCCACGAGAACGAGATCGTCTACCGCGACCTGAAGCCGGACAACGTCATGCTGACCGAACGAGACGGCCGCGTCACGCCGGTGCTCATCGACTTCAACACGGCGACCGGATTCGACGCTTCCGGCGAGGCCGAGGACTCCGGGACGACGATCCTGGGTCCGTACAAACCCCGCGAGGTCGCCGACGCGAGTCGGTCGGAGGCCCGCCAGGGGCCCTGGTCCGACGTCTACTCCATCGGGAAGATACTGCTCTTCCTGCTGAAGGGCACGGTTCCGAAGATGGACGGCGTCGACCCGCGGGACTTCGGCGTCGACTGCCCGCCCTACCTCGCCGAGATCGTCGAGCGGGCGACGGCGACGAGCTACGAGGACCGCTACCACAACGCCACCGCGATGGAGCACGTCCTCCGCGAGAAGGACCCGACGCCGCCGCCGCAGGCCTCGGTCCGGTATCTCCAGCAGGCGGACCGCTACACCATCCACGTCGGGGACACCATCGGCCGTGAGGACGCCGTCGGTCCTTCACCCGCCGTCGCCATCCAGGACGACGATGAGTACATCTCGACCGTCCAGGTCCAGTTCGACGTCGACGACCACGGCAACTGGGTGCTGCGCGACCGGAGCCTCAACGGGACGTACGTCCAGACCGGCGACGGCTGGCAGCGCGTTCTGGGCGAGGCGGGCCGCGAACGCCTGCGCGAGCAGGGCGAGGACCCGACGGACCGCCACGGCAACGTCCCGCCGACCACCTTCCGACTGCAGGACGGCGACCTCGTCGCGCTCGTCCACCCGAGCTACGGGGTCACCTTCGAGTTCCACCAGCACTGAACCATGGACTACGCTACCAACTACGACGTCGGGGACCGCAAGCGCGGCGGGGGTATCAACGAGGACAGCGTCGCGCTGTCCGTCTTCGAACAGGGCCACCGGTCGGGAGTGACCGCGGACGGAACCGACGGGAACGGAATCGGGAGGGACGGGGCCGGCGAACCCGACGAGAGCGAGGGCCCGCCCGCGAACCGCAGCGCCGCCGTGTTCGCGCTCGCGGACGGCGCGGGTGGCCACGACGCGGGCGACGTCGCCTCCTACCTGGCGACGACGGTCGTCTGCGAGGAACTGGCACCAGTCGTCGCAGAGGCGGCCCGTCGCGACCCCGGCGATTTCGCTGTCGATATCGACGAGTCCCTGTTGCCCGACCGACCGAGCGCGACCGACCTCCAGACGGCCGTCGCGGACGCTATCGTTGCCGCCCACCGCGCGGTCGTAGCGTACGCCGCCGAGAGCGGGACACAGGCCTACACCACGGTCGTCGCGGGCGTCGTCGTCGACGGCGAAGTCCACTACGGCTGGGTCGGTGACAGCCGCGCGTACCTCGTCAACGGTGCGCGCCAGTCCATCGAATTACTCACGAAGGACCACGGCGTCGTCCAGGAGCTACACGACCGGGGCGAAATCGACGACGTCGCGGCCCACGTCCACCCCAGGGGGAACGAGATAACGCGCGCACTCGGCGGCGCGGGCGACGGGGACCCGGAGACGGCGTCGGTCCCGGTCGAGACCAACTCCGTCCCGATCTTCGCCGAGGATGTCCTGCTCGTGACGAGTGACGGCCTGATCGACGCCCAGACCGACGCCCCCGCGCTGTACGAGCGCTACGTCGAGGCGGGCCGGAGCGACGAGGCCGCCGAGGTCGTGCGCGACGCCGTCGTCACGGACGAGGAGATCCGCGACCTGGTTCTCGGGTCGGACTCGCTGGTCGACGCCGCGTCGGGCCTGATCGACCTGTCGAACGACCGCGGCGGGAAGGACAACCTGTCGGTCGTCCTGGCCCGCGACTCCGCACTTCCGTCGACCCCCGGCGAGGACGAGGGGATGCCGGTCCGGGCCGTCGACCCGGACGACCCGGTCGAGGACCGGGAGACCGTGATCCTTCCCGGGGAGTGACTGTCACAGAAGCTTCCCGAGGAGTAGCTGGCCCCGAAGCGTGAGCGCCCCCGTCTCGGGCTCACTGGAGTGTATTTTTCCGGTTCGCTGACGGAAACTATTTTCACCACCTGGGTATAGTGTATTCCCAGGCATGTCCGAGAGTGACACGGCGTCGGTCGAATGCCCGCTCTGTGGCGAGGCGTTCGACCCGGCTGCCGCTGGGGGCTGGTGTACAAACTCCGACTGTGGCGAGTGGCAGTACGAAGCCGACGCCACGTCGGACGAGCAATCGGTGGGTGCGGACGATTCGACAGCCGACGGTGAGGACCCGCTCGCCGACGTCGCGGACGGCTCTGAGCCGACAGACCCGCCGTCGTGGATGCAGGAGGACGACGACGAGTCGGCCGACGCCGACGAGAGCGACGGTACGGACGACGCCGCACCGGACGAGGCAGCTGGTGCGGTCGACGACGACGCCGCACCGGACGAGGCGGCTGGTGCGGTCGACGACGACGGCGCGGACGACGACGTCGCAGACGACGCGGAGACAGAGGCCGATCTCGAAGCGGACGACGCGGTGTCCACGTCCGACGCGGACGATGGCGCGGCCGACGCGGACTCGTTCGACTGCCCAGGTTGTGGCACCGAGCTGGCGGCCGACGTCAACTTCTGTCCCGACTGCGGCTCGGACGTGAGCAGTTTCCCGGCCGACGACGGCGCGGACGACGAACTCGCCGCGTGTCCGTCCTGTGGCGGCGACGTCGACGCGGACGACAGCTTCTGTGCGCAGTGCGGTGAGGACCTCGACGCTCACCGCGGCGGCGCGAACGTCCTGACGGAGTGTCCCGACTGCGGAACCGACGTCGGTCCGGACGACAGTTTCTGTGCCGACTGTGGAACCGACCTCGACGCCGCCCGCTCGGGCGGCGCTGCGGGGGCCGGCGACGCGTCAGGCGACAGCGCGCCCAGCGCGCTCGCACTGACCGCCCACGGGAAGACCGTCGTGGCCGGGGACGGCGACATCGTCGGCCGCGAGATCAGGTCGCTCCTGACCGAGGCGGGCCGACCAGAGGACGAGGCGGTTCGCGTCCACCGCGAACACGTCCGGTTCGTCCGCGAAGACGGCCAGTTCTACGCGGTCGCGCTCGGCCAGAACCCGACCCGCGTGAACGGCACGTCGCTGACGAAAGGCGACCGGGAGGCGGTCGCGCCCGGCGACGAACTCGAACTCTCCGAGGTCGTCACCCTCGACGTCGAGGCGGCCTGACCACCGACATTTCTCCGTCTCGATCGCAGCGTACAACGCGGCGAGTCGAAGCTGTCGCGTAACAGCTTTCCCATCCGGCGAAAAACACCCTCCAAGCAATGTCCGGACGCCGACGGCGCGAACTCGCCGATTCGTTTCGCCTCGTCACTGGTGACGAGCAGTGGTGCCTCCGCGACCTGCTGGTCGGCGTCGTCGCGGCCGCCGTCTGGATCGGCGGGACGGGTGCGCTCGCCATCCAGGTTGCCGACGTACTCGGCGTTCCACTCGGACTCGGGGTCGGTGAGAGCCCGTCGCCGCTCGCGGTCGGCCTCTTCGCCGTCCTCTGGCTCGCCGTCCCGGCCGTCGCCGTCACGGTCCGAATCCGGCGACGGACGCTGAACCTCCGCGGCAACGTCGAACAGTACTACCGCTTCGAACATCCGGCCGCGTTACTCGCGCCGCCAGCGCTCCTCGTCGTCGTGGCTGTCGTGGTCGGAATGGCCCTCGGCGGGTTCCCGTCGTCCGTCTCCCTGGTGTTGCTCCCCGTCGGCCTGTTCGCCCTGATACGGACGCTCGCCTTCAGCTACCGGGTGTACTCCTTCTCTCACCCGCTGGTCGTCCATCTCTTCGTCGCCGTCTCGACCACGGTGGCACTCGCCAGCGCGCTGGCGGCAGTCGGGATGGCGACGGGGCAGGGCCAGTTCACAGAGCGGGTACTCCGCGCGGCGGGACTGCCGTCGTGGGTCCTCGGGACCGTCTCGGTCGAGGGCGTCGTCGTGTCGGGCGTCGCCGTGGTGGCGGCGCTTCCGGTCGGCCTGGCGCTGGCGTACGTGCTGGTCCAGACGGTGGTCTCGCTGGCCGTGCGGCTGGTCGAACCCGACGTCGACCGGTCCTCGATGCGGACTGGCCAGCGGTATCCGCCGTTCCTGGACTCGACCACGCCAGTCGGTACCTCCGTCGATTCGTCGGATTCCTCAGCCGGGTCGACTGGCACGGACACCGACGCCTCGACTGCAGACCGGGGGCCGACCGAATCGGACGGAGACGGGACGGACTCGGAAGATTCGGTGGAATCCGACGACGAGGGGGAGGACCTCGACGACGTCAGTAACACGCGCGTGTTCACGCCGCCCGCCGACGACGGTGACGGCGGATTCGGGTCCAGTACGGCCGGCGAGACGCGCTCGGTTCCGGGGACCGACGACGAAGTGACGTCCTCGACTGGCGGTGGTTCTCGCTGTGACGCCTGTGGCGAGACCTTCTCGATGGAGACGGACGTCCGGTTCTGTCCCAACTGTGGAACCGCGCTGGACGGCGAGTGATCGACTGCGGGTTTCGCGACTCCCGGGCCGTCAGGCCAGTGGCCGGAACCACACGGCCGCGAGCAACAGGGCGAGAAAGACGTAGGACCCCCGGATGAGGAGCATCGTCGCGAGTTCGGCGTCGGCGTTCCGCGAGAGCACGGCCACGATGCCGAACGCGAGGGCTGCGAGCGCGGCGCTCGGCGGAATCGAACTCATCGTGACCGCCATCGCGAGCACGGCGACCATCCCCAGGAACATCAGACCGTAGGCCAGCCGCCGCGCCCGGGTCCGCCCGAGGACGACGGCGACGGTTCGCTTGTCGATGGAGCGATCGTACTCGACGTCGGTCGAGTCGTCGATGACCTTGATTCCCGAGAGGACGACCAGGAAGACGACGGCCAGTGCGACGACGACGGGCGCAAGCCCGGCCGTCTGGACGTAGAACCCGCCGAGTAGCGCGAAGGCGATGCCGGTCGGGTAACCGATGCTCGCGGTGACCGGATGCATGTCGAGCCGGGGGGCGTGGTGGTAGCCGATGAGCCACCCCGGGAGCGTGATCAGGGCGGCCCAGACGTCGACGAGCGCGAACAGGCCGAGCGTGCAGGCGAAGAACCCGACGGAGGTGCCGGCCAGCGCGAGGCGACAGCCCCGTTCCGAGAGCGGGTGGTCGTCGTCCTCCCCGCGGCCGTAGAAGTCGACGTAGCCGTCTTTCACGTGGGCGGTGTAGAGGCCGAAGAAGACGGCGGCGAGGTGGACGCCGGCGAGCGGGAGGGAGAACTGGTCGGCCAGCAGTCCGCCGAACAGCGACGCCGAGAGCGGCGGGAGCATGAAGACGGGGTGGACCTGCGAGGCGAGCGCCCGAACGGCGGCCGCGACGCCGGATCCGTGCCGCGCGATTGCCATGTGCGGTCAAAGGGGCGCTCGTGTTAAAAATCCAATCAGAATATGGGGTGGTCGGCCCGCTCCCCTACCGCCAGTTCCCCCGGTCGAGGACGAATCCGGAGACGTGGGAGGCCAAGTCGCGGGCGTCGCGTTCGGTCGGCGCGTGGAGTTCGCCGGAGACTGACCCGGCCTCGCCGCCGACGCCTTCCGTCTCCGAGACCGGGTCAGTCCCGGTGGGGTAGGGCCGTCGCGAGCGGACGCGGTCGCGCAACGCCTGGAGCGCGGCCTGGGTCAGTTCGGCGTCGAGGTGCTGGAGGTCGTAGTGGACGACGTAGCCGCGCGCGGCGTCGCGGACGGCGAGCACTGGCTGGCCGCGGTCGGCACAGCGCTCCCAGAGAGCCCGCTGTTCGTCGACCGTCTCGTAGACGGGGACGTTCGAGGACGCCAGGTATTCCATCGGTGGGACTGTACGGTCTGGAACACTATTGGCCTGTCGTCGGGCCCGGTGACAGTTCGCCGGACGGCGTCGCGATCGCGGGACAGAAACTCGATACCGGATCGGTCACGTGCCGGGTGTCCTCGCGGACGGACCGCCTGAGCGGTGGTCAGTGTCGGACCGATTGAGCGGTGGTCAGTGTCGGACCGCCTGTGCGGCGTCGTCCATAATCTCGAGTGCCTCTTTCAGCGTCTCGACGTCGACGGCGTAGGAGATGCGCGCGTACCCCGCGCCGTGCTCGCCGAAGGCCTCGCCCGGGACGATGACGACGCCGCGGTCGATCACTTCGTCGACGAACCCTTCGGGGACCTTCGGCATCGCGTAGAAGGCGCCCTGGGGTGTGGGACAGTCGAGGCCGGCGTCGGCGAGGCCGTCGACGAGGACGTCGCGACGCTCCTCGAAGGCGGCGCTCATCTCCGCGACGGCGTCCTGGGGCCCGTTCAGCGCCGCTTCGGCGGCGTACTGCGAGGGCGCGGCGGCGCAGGCCTGGGCGTACTGGTGGACGCGCAGCATGCGCTCGACGCGCTCGTTCGACCCCGTCACCCAGCCGAGTCGCCACCCGGTCATCGAGTAGCTCTTCGAGCAGCCGTTGACGACGACGACGTTGCCGGTGTCGTCGAACTCCGCGGGCGAGCGGTGTTCACCGTCGAAGACGATGTGTTCGTACATCTCGTCGGAGATGCACAGCACGTCGTGGTCGCTGGCGATGCGGGCGAACTCTCGCATGTCCTCGGGCGACTGGACCGCGCCGGTCGGATTGGCGGGGCTGTTGACGACGAACGCCGCGGTGTCGTCGGTGATGGCGTCCTCCACCGTCGCGGGATCCATCGTCAGGTCCTCGCGTAGCGGGACGGGCCTCGGCGTCCCGCCGGCGAGTTTCGTCAGCGCGTCGTAGGAGACGAATCCCGGGTCGGGGAAGACGACCTCCTCGCCCGCGTCGACGTGGGCCTCGATGGCGACGTGGAGCGCCTCGCTCCCGCCAGCGGTCGCGATGATATCCCCGGGGTCGACGTCGAGGTCGTTGTCCCGCGCGTGCTTGTCCGCGATGGCCTCCCGCAGCGACTCGGTCCCCTTGTTCGACGTGTACGCGTCCACGTCGCCGGCCCGGATGGCGTCGATGGCGCCCTCCCTGGCGTGCTCGGGCGTCGGGAAGTCGGGCTGGCCGAGGCCGAGGTTGATGGCGTCCTCGCCGGCCGCTTCGAACACCTCGCGGATGCCGCTGATCGATATCGCCTCCACGCGCGCGGAGAAGTCGGTCATACTCTACGGGGTGTCGCGCTCGCCGATAACTGTTGGTGGTCCGCCGCGGTCGAAAAAACGAAGAAATCGACGTGGTTCGGCTGGTCCGACCGCTCCGTCAGTAGTTCCGTCGCCTGAAGGCCAGGACCGATGCGCCGGCGAACGCGAACGTCCCGGCTATCAGTCCGCCTGGTGCCGATCCGGGGACTATTCCACTACCGGCCGGGTTGCTCATCGACGCGGCGCCTGTTCCCTCACAGGACTCGACGTCCCCGCTGTCCGGGAGGTCTCCGGGGTCGCCGGGGAACGTGCAGGTCTCCCCGCCCGCTCCGACCACGGCGCCGGTGACGTCGTAGATCGTCGACGTCCACTGGGCCTCGACCGGCTCGTTCGGCTCCTTAAATGCCTCAGCTGTCATCGTCGTTCCCGCTTCGTCGCCTTCGGCAGTGAACGAACTACCGGTCCACTCCCACCTGACGAACGGTTCGCCCTCCGGACAGTCATCGGCTCCTGCTCCGCCTATCGTGGGTGCTCCCTCGTCAGTTGTGCAGAGCAGAACGTAGCTGATCGCCGCACGCTGATCTTCCGTCTCGGTATCGGTCTCAGTGTCCGTTTCCGTGTCGGTCTCAGTGTCCGTCTCGGTATCGGTCTCCGTGTCAGTCTCAGTGTCTGTCTCGGTGTCAGTCTCCGTGTCGGTCTCAGTGTCTGTTTCCGTGTCAGTCTCAGTGTCCGTCTCGGTGTCAGTCTCCGTGTCGGTCTCAGTGTCCGTCTCCGTGTCGGTCTCAGTGTCCGTTTCCGTGTCAGTCTCAGTGTCGGTCTCGGTATCGGTCTCCGTGTCGGTCTCAGTGTCCGTTTCCGTGTCGGTCTCAGTGTCCGTTTCCGTGTCGGTCTCAGTGTCGGTCTCGGTATCGGTTTCCGTGTCGGTCTCAGTGTCCGTTTCCGTGTCCGTCTCGGTGTCTGTCTCGGTGTCCGTCTCGGTATCGGTCTCAGTGTCCGTTTCCGTGTCCGTCTCGGTGTCCGTTTCCGTGTCGGTCTCAGTGTCAGTCTCGGTCTCAGTGTCTGTCTCCGTGTCCGTCTCGGTGTCAGTCTCGGTCTCAGTGTCTGTCTCCGTGTCCGTCTCGGTATCGGTCTCGGTGTCTGTCTCGGTGTCCGTTTCCGTGTCAGTCTCGGTGTCGGTCTTTGTTTCCGTCTCGGTGTCTGTCTCGGTGTCTGTCTCCGTGTCCGTCTCGGTGTCCGTTTCCGTGTCAGTCTCGGTGTCAGTCTTTGTTTCCGTCTCGGTGTCGGTCTCAGTGTCCGTTTCTGTGTCGGTCGGCCGATCGGTCTTCGTTTCGGTGTCGGTGTCCGTTTCCGCGTCAGTCGGCTTCTCTGTCTCGTTATCCGTCGTCACGTCGCCGCAGTCGCTGTTCAGGAGGTACGCGGCGCCGGCGTCGGTCTCTCCGTCGTTGTCGTTGTCCGGCGCGCCGACGAGGATAGCCTGTCCGCCGTCGTCGGTCACGTTGCCGGCGCCGGAGACGGCGTGGCCGGCGCGGTCGGTGGCGGCCTCGCCGTAGAACGTGGCGGCGGCGTCACCGAGCGACTGGAACGCCGGGGGCGACTGGGCTCCGGCGACTACGTAGGCGGCACCGGAGTCGTTTCCGTTCTCGTCGTGGCCGGGTGCGCCGACGAGCAGGTCGTCGATTCCGTCACAGGTGACGTCGGCCGGGCCGGCGTCGGAGACGGACCAGCCCGCCAGGTCGCCCTCACGGTCGCCGGTCAGCGTTCGGTCGGCATCGGCCAGGGAGCGCACTCCCTCGGCGTCGGCGCCGCCGTAGACGACGTAGGCCGCGCCGGTCGCGTCGACGGCGTCGGCGTCGTGGTACGGTGCGCCGACGACGACGTCCGCGACGCCGTCGTCGTTCACGTCACCGGCGCCCGAGACGGACCACCCGGCACGGTCGCGGTCCGAGGCGCCGGTGAGGATCAGGTCGGCCGATCCGAGGTCGACTGTCCCCGAGACGTCGGTGGAGACGACGTAGGCGCCGCCGGCGCTCGCCGTCTCGTTCGTCTCGCCGGACCAGTTCATCGCGCCCACGACGACGTCGGCCGTGCCGTCGTCGTCGACGTCACCGGCACCGGAGACGGACCAGCCCGCCTGGTGGCCGGCCGACTCGCCTTCCATCGTCGCCGCGGCTGCGTCGTCGAGCGCAGCGGTTCCGTTGGCGTCCGCGCCGGGGACCAGGTACGCGGCGCCCGCCTCGTCGTTCGCGTAGGGCGCTCCGACCAGGACCGCGTCGTCACCGTCTGCGTCGGTCGCGTTCGACACCGACCAGCCCGCGCGGGCGTCCGCGTCGGTGCCTTCCAGGGTAGCGTTCGCGTCGGCGAGGCTCATGTTCGCGGGGAGCGAGTCGCCGCCGTGGACGACGTAGGCCGCGCCGGTGTTCGACCCGGTCGAGTCGTGGTTCGGCGCACCGACGACGACGTCGTCGTAGCCGTCGTCGTTCACGTCACCCGCGTGCGAGACGGACCAGCCGGCCATGTCGTCGGCCGAGGCGCCGACGAGTTTGACGTCGGCGTCTTCCAGGTCGACCTCGCTCGCGTTCACGGGCCCGTAGACGATGTAGGCCGCGCCGGCGTCCTCGCCGCCGGTGTCGTTGTGCGGCGCGCCGATGATCAGGTCGTCGACGCCGTCGCCGTTGACGTCACCGGCGCTGGCGACCGATCGCCCCGCGGTATCGTTCATACCTTCACCGTGGAACTCCGTGTCCGCGTCCGAGAGGTTGGTCTCGCCGGAGAGCCCGTCCGGTTCGGCTTGCTGTGCGACCTGTGACTGACCACCGGTCGTGACGGCGCCGGCGGTAATCACCATCGTGCTCGCGACCACGAGGAATGTGATCGCGACGACTGTCCCATTCGACAACGCTGTCGTAGAGATTCGCTTTGGAAGCATTCCTTCGACGGTACCCGACCAGTCACCTTTGTTATAAATAGAGAAACGAGAGTAAGGGATATTACCGGTCGAAGCCGGGCGAGTAACTCGCGACGATCCGACCGACAACGTCCGCTTACAGGAGTACTGACGAGCGCGTCAGAACCGTTCTGTACCGAGTCGAAAAACACAACCTGATTCTGTCACATCCGTCGCGAGGCGGAGGGACGTTCGCCTCCGCCGTCGCTACGGTAGACTGATAGGACCAGGCGCGACCGAGTTAAGCCGACGCACTCCCCGGATAACGGTGGCTTTCGAAGCCCAGAGTAGACCGCTCGGATCCCGACGCCGCGAATCGCGCCCCTCCCTCCGCCGGCTGCGACGCTTCCGCACTGGTCGAGAGAAGCGAAGCGAGTATTACTCCTCGACTGCGTCACGGAGATCGTCGATGTGCGTTTCGAGGCGGCGGAGCGTCGCGTCCGCGTCGGTGTACCCGTTGTCGTACTCGCTGTAACAGTCGTCGGCGCTGGCCAGGAACTCCCGAACGGTCGCTTCGATGTCGTCCATACGTCGCGTTCGTCGCGCGACGGTTGAAACCTGGCGATTCCAGTCGGGGGGCTTCGGTGAGGACGCCGAGCGCACGAAACTGCGTGGCGTCAGGTTGATAGCCGGGCGGCACTGACCCGCCGCCCATGGAACTGGCCTACCGGGACCGGGCGCTCGTCCTCGACGACGTCCTCGTGCTCGCGGACCTCCACGTGGGGAAGGGGGAGACGGCGAACCTGGAGGTTCCGGTCGGCGACAGCGCGGACATGACCGGGCGCTTCGAGGCGCTCGTGAGCGAAGGCGACGTCTCGGCCGTCGTCGTCGCCGGCGACTTCCTCCACTCGTTCGGCACGATTCCCCGGACCGTCGAGGAGACGGTCCGGGAGGTCTTTCGCATCGGCGATGCGTACGAC encodes:
- a CDS encoding integrin alpha, which encodes MVITAGAVTTGGQSQVAQQAEPDGLSGETNLSDADTEFHGEGMNDTAGRSVASAGDVNGDGVDDLIIGAPHNDTGGEDAGAAYIVYGPVNASEVDLEDADVKLVGASADDMAGWSVSHAGDVNDDGYDDVVVGAPNHDSTGSNTGAAYVVHGGDSLPANMSLADANATLEGTDADARAGWSVSNATDADGDDAVLVGAPYANDEAGAAYLVPGADANGTAALDDAAAATMEGESAGHQAGWSVSGAGDVDDDGTADVVVGAMNWSGETNETASAGGAYVVSTDVSGTVDLGSADLILTGASDRDRAGWSVSGAGDVNDDGVADVVVGAPYHDADAVDATGAAYVVYGGADAEGVRSLADADRTLTGDREGDLAGWSVSDAGPADVTCDGIDDLLVGAPGHDENGNDSGAAYVVAGAQSPPAFQSLGDAAATFYGEAATDRAGHAVSGAGNVTDDGGQAILVGAPDNDNDGETDAGAAYLLNSDCGDVTTDNETEKPTDAETDTDTETKTDRPTDTETDTETDTETETKTDTETDTETDTETDTETDTETDTETETKTDTETDTETDTETDTETDTETDTETDTETETDTETDTETDTETETDTETDTETDTETDTETDTETDTETDTETDTETDTETDTETDTETDTETDTETDTETDTETDTETDTETDTETDTETDTETDTETDTETDTETDTETDTETDTETDTETDTETDTETDTETDTETDTETDTETDTETDTETDTETDTETDTETEDQRAAISYVLLCTTDEGAPTIGGAGADDCPEGEPFVRWEWTGSSFTAEGDEAGTTMTAEAFKEPNEPVEAQWTSTIYDVTGAVVGAGGETCTFPGDPGDLPDSGDVESCEGTGAASMSNPAGSGIVPGSAPGGLIAGTFAFAGASVLAFRRRNY